The following proteins are co-located in the Fusobacteria bacterium ZRK30 genome:
- a CDS encoding GntR family transcriptional regulator gives MKKKITTDEIYNILKDRIIQIKYEPGIVLNEVDIGNEFEISRTPIREIFQRLNSNKLLKIIPRYGAQVSHIDFKYMKSIFEITREFDSLATKLCVDKISEEEISKLGEIYNNLLQYNIEEDYQKAISEDEKFHKIILHNCGNTCLEEILSNLHIHTERLWHYSEDHIDSMEIFTETLGKILDAIKEKDKEKAEKYAREHIDVFVEKIKKEML, from the coding sequence ATGAAAAAAAAAATTACAACAGATGAAATATATAATATTTTAAAAGATAGAATTATTCAAATTAAATACGAACCTGGAATAGTTTTAAATGAGGTTGACATTGGAAATGAATTTGAAATAAGCAGAACCCCTATAAGAGAGATATTCCAAAGGTTAAACAGTAATAAATTACTTAAAATTATACCAAGGTATGGGGCCCAGGTTTCACATATTGATTTTAAATATATGAAATCAATATTTGAAATAACCAGAGAATTTGACAGCCTTGCCACAAAGCTATGTGTAGATAAAATTTCAGAAGAAGAAATTTCTAAATTAGGAGAAATATATAATAACCTTCTTCAGTATAATATTGAGGAAGATTATCAAAAAGCTATCTCAGAGGATGAAAAATTTCATAAGATAATTTTACATAATTGTGGGAACACATGTCTGGAAGAGATACTTTCAAATTTACATATTCACACTGAACGATTGTGGCACTATTCTGAAGATCATATAGACTCAATGGAAATTTTCACCGAAACATTGGGGAAGATCTTAGATGCCATAAAGGAAAAAGATAAAGAAAAAGCAGAAAAATATGCCCGTGAGCATATAGATGTTTTTGTTGAAAAAATCAAAAAAGAGATGCTTTAA
- a CDS encoding GrdX family protein: MGCLIVSNNPMVKEKFDNVYFIEGTSRELLEKVRDLVHSGSELLTHPLGASLRMMFSPCFSVVVREKQGSLNCFHAEIIESSIEKYNQHMGVREEDIKNSKDYAIVDYKLLESALGEIK, from the coding sequence TTGGGATGCTTAATAGTAAGTAATAATCCAATGGTTAAAGAAAAATTTGATAATGTTTATTTTATTGAAGGCACATCAAGGGAGTTATTGGAAAAGGTAAGAGATTTGGTTCATAGTGGGAGTGAGTTATTGACTCATCCACTGGGAGCCAGCTTGAGAATGATGTTTTCACCATGTTTTTCTGTAGTAGTTAGGGAAAAACAAGGGAGTTTAAATTGTTTTCACGCAGAAATCATTGAATCAAGTATTGAAAAATATAATCAGCATATGGGGGTGAGAGAAGAGGATATTAAAAATTCTAAAGATTATGCAATCGTTGACTATAAGCTTTTAGAATCTGCACTTGGGGAAATTAAATAA
- a CDS encoding glycine/sarcosine/betaine reductase component B subunit has product MKLEHRKINIKDIQFGEKTEVVNGVLFVNKEEVVAELKTNNKIKEIKIDIARPGEKVRIIPVKDAIEPRVKIEGDGDQFPGVLAKVTQAGEGKVNILNGVAVVTIGDIVGFQEGVIDMWGEGAKWTPFSKTLNLVVEIIPIDGLEPHVHEDVVRMAGLKAAAFIGEAGREIEPDEVEVYETGSMAEEIAKYPDLPKVLYVEMLISQGLLHDGYIYGVNSQQILPTLLHPNEELDGAVISGNCVAACDKITTYQHQNNPVMKDLYAKHGKELNFLGVILTPELTTLDGKLRTCDYTAKLCKMVGADGVIVSEEGYGNPDTDLLMICKRLEDSGIKTVLITDECAGRDGMSQSLADTAKEAVAVVSGGNVSHLVTLPPADVILGNMEAISTLAGGWEGSLLEDGSFQCELNAIIGATSEIGYHNCTSKLY; this is encoded by the coding sequence TTGAAGTTAGAACATAGAAAAATTAATATTAAGGATATACAGTTTGGGGAAAAAACAGAAGTAGTGAATGGAGTGTTATTTGTAAACAAGGAAGAAGTAGTAGCTGAGTTAAAAACAAATAATAAAATTAAAGAAATAAAAATTGATATAGCAAGACCGGGAGAAAAAGTAAGAATTATTCCTGTAAAAGATGCTATTGAACCAAGGGTAAAAATTGAAGGGGACGGAGATCAATTTCCAGGTGTATTAGCAAAAGTTACCCAGGCAGGAGAGGGAAAAGTCAATATATTAAATGGTGTTGCAGTAGTAACAATAGGAGATATTGTAGGATTCCAGGAAGGTGTAATTGATATGTGGGGGGAAGGTGCCAAATGGACTCCATTTTCTAAAACATTAAACTTAGTAGTAGAAATTATTCCTATCGACGGTTTAGAACCTCATGTTCATGAAGACGTTGTCAGAATGGCAGGATTAAAAGCCGCTGCATTTATTGGAGAAGCAGGAAGAGAGATAGAGCCAGATGAGGTTGAAGTTTATGAAACTGGAAGTATGGCAGAAGAGATAGCAAAATATCCTGACTTACCAAAAGTTTTATATGTAGAGATGCTAATATCTCAAGGATTATTACATGACGGTTATATATATGGGGTAAACAGTCAGCAGATATTGCCGACATTATTACACCCAAATGAAGAGTTGGATGGAGCGGTAATCAGTGGAAACTGTGTAGCAGCCTGCGATAAAATAACAACTTACCAGCATCAAAATAACCCGGTTATGAAAGATTTATATGCAAAACACGGAAAGGAATTAAACTTTTTAGGAGTAATCTTAACTCCAGAATTAACAACTTTAGACGGAAAACTTAGAACATGTGATTACACAGCTAAATTATGTAAGATGGTAGGAGCAGACGGGGTTATTGTATCGGAAGAAGGGTATGGAAATCCAGATACAGACCTATTAATGATCTGTAAAAGATTGGAAGATTCAGGAATAAAAACAGTTTTAATTACTGATGAATGTGCTGGAAGAGACGGAATGTCACAATCACTTGCAGATACAGCAAAAGAAGCAGTTGCGGTAGTTTCAGGAGGAAATGTAAGTCACCTGGTTACTCTACCACCTGCAGACGTAATTTTAGGAAATATGGAAGCCATATCTACATTAGCAGGAGGATGGGAAGGTTCACTTCTAGAAGATGGAAGTTTTCAATGTGAGTTAAACGCAATAATAGGAGCAACATCAGAGATTGGATATCATAATTGTACATCTAAATTATATTAA
- a CDS encoding glycine/betaine/sarcosine/D-proline family reductase selenoprotein B: MEKKFKVVYYLNQFFGQIGGEDKAGMKPQFIEGNVGPATAFDALLKGEGEVVGTVICGDNYFNEKKEDAMGEISKMIKDAKPDIVVTGPAFNAGRYGMACGEVAKYVIDELKIPAITGMYIENPAVELCKAKVIVAETGASAGSMRKALSSMAAIVKKIVAGEELGLPKEDGYIPQGKRKTIFVEKRGSERAVDMLLDRLNGREFTTELPMPVFDTVDPADAIKDITKATIALITTGGMVPKGNPDRIQSASAQIWGRYDINEFDSLKEAGFITIHGGFDPVYANEDPDRVAPLAMLKKLEAEGQIGKVEKYFYTTTGTGTSVGNAVKFGKEMGELLKADGVDGVIMTSTUGTCTRCGATILKEIERFGIAVVHMSTITTISKSVGANRIVPTIAIPHPVGNPKLSSKEEGELKYSLVKRAVDALATEVSGITEFE; the protein is encoded by the coding sequence ATGGAAAAAAAGTTTAAAGTAGTATATTATTTGAATCAGTTTTTTGGTCAAATAGGTGGAGAAGATAAAGCAGGAATGAAGCCTCAATTTATAGAGGGAAATGTAGGACCGGCAACGGCTTTTGATGCTCTATTAAAAGGAGAGGGAGAGGTAGTTGGAACTGTAATTTGTGGAGATAACTATTTCAATGAAAAAAAAGAAGATGCTATGGGAGAGATTAGCAAAATGATAAAAGACGCTAAACCGGACATAGTTGTAACGGGGCCAGCTTTCAATGCAGGAAGATATGGGATGGCATGTGGAGAAGTTGCCAAATATGTGATAGATGAACTGAAAATTCCAGCAATAACAGGAATGTATATTGAAAACCCGGCAGTTGAACTTTGCAAAGCTAAAGTTATAGTTGCTGAAACAGGAGCTTCAGCTGGAAGTATGCGTAAAGCTTTAAGTTCAATGGCAGCAATTGTGAAAAAAATAGTAGCTGGAGAAGAGTTAGGATTACCTAAAGAAGATGGGTATATTCCTCAAGGGAAGAGAAAAACAATCTTTGTGGAGAAAAGAGGATCTGAAAGAGCTGTAGATATGCTTTTAGACAGATTAAATGGAAGAGAATTTACAACAGAACTTCCAATGCCTGTGTTTGATACAGTAGATCCGGCAGATGCGATTAAAGATATAACTAAGGCGACTATTGCTTTAATTACAACTGGTGGAATGGTGCCAAAAGGTAACCCAGACAGGATTCAATCAGCCAGTGCCCAAATATGGGGAAGATATGATATAAATGAATTTGATAGTCTTAAGGAAGCAGGATTTATTACTATTCATGGAGGATTTGACCCTGTGTATGCAAATGAAGATCCAGATAGAGTAGCACCTCTTGCAATGTTAAAAAAACTTGAAGCTGAAGGTCAAATAGGAAAGGTAGAGAAATATTTCTATACGACTACAGGAACAGGAACATCTGTAGGGAATGCCGTTAAGTTTGGAAAAGAGATGGGTGAGTTACTCAAAGCAGACGGTGTGGATGGAGTAATCATGACTTCTACCTGAGGAACTTGTACTCGTTGCGGTGCAACGATCTTGAAAGAAATAGAAAGATTTGGAATAGCGGTAGTTCATATGTCTACAATTACCACTATATCTAAATCAGTAGGTGCAAATAGAATTGTTCCGACTATTGCAATACCACATCCGGTAGGAAACCCAAAACTTTCTTCTAAGGAAGAGGGAGAATTAAAATATAGTCTTGTAAAAAGAGCCGTAGATGCTTTAGCTACAGAGGTTTCTGGTATAACAGAATTTGAATAA
- a CDS encoding porin family protein gives MKRLIILTMILGTMSTMAMAGAKGGREGQLSFIPKISMGKDVGSNDIDGEFRGLNADILYGVTKNFEMGVNIAWVPYGIDIGDTTGIKSYDDTLDAFGLMGVMRYSFNQLDLLTPYVSAKGGWMFGDAKIVGQNNVTEKVEGKWAAGVAAGLEYKNVNLEIGYQITEFEESIESTLAEGTFQEKLVYVSLGYRFE, from the coding sequence ATGAAAAGACTAATAATATTAACTATGATATTGGGGACAATGTCTACTATGGCAATGGCAGGTGCGAAGGGCGGCCGGGAAGGGCAGCTTAGTTTTATTCCTAAGATCTCTATGGGGAAAGATGTCGGATCAAATGATATAGATGGAGAATTTAGGGGATTAAATGCAGACATATTATATGGTGTAACTAAGAACTTTGAGATGGGTGTAAATATAGCCTGGGTTCCATATGGTATAGATATAGGAGATACTACAGGGATAAAAAGTTATGACGATACTTTAGATGCCTTTGGGTTGATGGGTGTAATGAGATACAGCTTTAATCAATTGGATCTATTGACTCCCTATGTCAGTGCCAAGGGTGGATGGATGTTCGGGGATGCAAAAATAGTGGGACAAAATAATGTAACTGAAAAAGTAGAAGGAAAGTGGGCAGCAGGAGTAGCAGCAGGGTTAGAATATAAAAATGTTAATCTAGAGATAGGATATCAAATAACAGAGTTTGAAGAATCTATCGAATCTACTTTAGCTGAAGGAACTTTTCAAGAAAAATTGGTTTATGTATCTCTAGGGTATAGGTTTGAATAA